From Solidesulfovibrio carbinoliphilus subsp. oakridgensis, the proteins below share one genomic window:
- a CDS encoding adenylosuccinate synthase has translation MAEYRNQQTPGAGRGIVIHGAQWGDEGKGKIVDLLTETAKAVVRFQGGNNAGHTLVVGGEKTVVHLMPSGILHDGTTCLIGNGVVLDPEVLCREMDTLGAKGVHVTPERLIVSRKTHVIMPYHRLLDGARETLLAGGKIGTTGRGIGPCYEDKMARIGIRAGDFADPDLLAKKIAKALVEKNILFTKLYDMPALDPGTVAEALAPVAKRLLPYLGDVSSVIQKTMAAGGDVLFEGAQGTHLDIDHGTYPFVTSSNTVSGQAAAGSGCAPDVLGRVVAVVKAYTTRVGSGPFPTELFGTVGDYLQEKGGEFGATTGRKRRCGWLDLALLRESARLSGPTDIALTKLDVLSGLYEIKICIGYRFKGKIYEYPPQEEGALEHVEPIYETMPGWEEDLSGITAWEDLPLAAREYVSRIEQSLKTTCSILSVGPDRRQTIIRG, from the coding sequence ATGGCCGAATACCGCAACCAGCAGACGCCCGGCGCAGGCCGGGGCATCGTCATTCATGGCGCGCAATGGGGCGACGAGGGCAAGGGCAAGATCGTCGACCTGTTGACCGAAACGGCCAAAGCCGTGGTCCGCTTCCAGGGCGGCAACAACGCCGGGCACACCCTGGTCGTCGGCGGCGAGAAAACCGTCGTCCACCTCATGCCGTCGGGCATCCTCCACGACGGCACCACCTGCCTGATCGGCAACGGCGTGGTGCTCGATCCCGAGGTCCTGTGCCGCGAAATGGACACGCTCGGCGCCAAGGGCGTCCACGTCACGCCCGAACGGCTGATCGTCTCGCGCAAAACCCACGTTATCATGCCCTACCACCGGCTCCTCGACGGGGCGCGCGAGACGCTCTTGGCCGGCGGCAAGATCGGCACCACCGGACGCGGCATCGGCCCCTGCTACGAGGACAAGATGGCCCGCATCGGCATCCGGGCCGGCGACTTCGCCGATCCCGACCTCCTGGCCAAGAAAATCGCCAAGGCCCTGGTCGAAAAAAATATCCTCTTCACCAAGCTCTACGACATGCCGGCCCTGGACCCGGGCACCGTGGCCGAAGCCCTGGCCCCGGTGGCCAAACGCCTGCTGCCCTACCTCGGCGACGTGTCCTCGGTCATCCAGAAGACCATGGCCGCCGGCGGGGACGTGCTCTTCGAAGGGGCCCAAGGCACCCATCTCGACATCGACCACGGCACCTACCCCTTCGTCACCTCATCCAACACCGTGTCCGGACAGGCCGCCGCCGGCAGCGGCTGCGCGCCGGACGTCCTCGGCCGGGTCGTGGCCGTGGTCAAAGCCTACACCACCCGCGTCGGCTCGGGACCCTTCCCGACCGAACTCTTTGGCACCGTCGGCGACTACCTCCAGGAAAAAGGCGGCGAGTTCGGCGCGACCACCGGCCGCAAGCGCCGCTGCGGCTGGCTCGACCTGGCCTTGCTCCGCGAATCCGCCCGCCTGTCCGGCCCCACCGACATCGCGCTGACCAAACTCGATGTCCTCAGCGGCCTCTACGAAATCAAAATCTGCATCGGCTACCGCTTCAAGGGCAAGATCTACGAATATCCGCCCCAGGAAGAAGGGGCCCTCGAACACGTGGAGCCGATCTACGAGACCATGCCCGGCTGGGAAGAAGACCTCTCCGGCATCACCGCCTGGGAAGACCTGCCGCTGGCGGCCCGGGAATACGTCTCGCGCATCGAACAGTCGCTCAAAACCACCTGCTCCATCCTGTCCGTCGGACCGGATCGGCGGCAGACCATCATTCGCGGGTAG
- a CDS encoding DNA polymerase III subunit delta', producing the protein MTPPTTFSHHHLSTAAAAFAIPERQTHVLAGLHGLTRAMPQALILEGGQASERAAVAVWLAARLNCREDGSPCGRCPTCRQVLDKVFLDLQYFDGGVETIKVDTMREVRRLVGEPPRGPGRRVIILAEAQGLTDEAANALLKAMEEPRPGNVFVLLAPQRERLFPTLVSRSFVLTLAWPDTAVPAPSGGEDDPWPLLDALHQFWRTGRGWFSAAKGRPTKLCAERALTELSRGLAGYLAGRNDSDLAVLLGPCRDPDIPRRFDLLLSECQEALIVTVNPALVLDRLATRAYLWFRG; encoded by the coding sequence ATGACACCCCCCACCACCTTTTCCCATCACCACCTCTCCACCGCCGCCGCAGCCTTCGCCATCCCGGAGCGCCAGACGCACGTCCTGGCCGGGCTCCACGGCCTGACGCGGGCCATGCCGCAGGCGCTGATCCTGGAGGGCGGCCAGGCGTCGGAGCGGGCGGCGGTGGCGGTGTGGCTGGCGGCGCGGCTCAATTGCCGGGAGGACGGGTCGCCGTGCGGCCGGTGCCCGACCTGCCGGCAGGTGCTGGACAAGGTGTTTCTGGACCTCCAGTATTTTGACGGCGGCGTGGAAACGATCAAGGTGGACACCATGCGCGAGGTGCGCCGGCTGGTCGGGGAGCCGCCGCGCGGCCCGGGCCGGCGGGTGATCATCCTGGCCGAGGCCCAGGGCTTGACCGACGAGGCGGCCAACGCGCTGCTCAAAGCCATGGAGGAACCGCGCCCGGGCAACGTGTTCGTGCTGCTCGCGCCGCAACGGGAGCGTCTTTTCCCGACCCTGGTGTCGCGGTCGTTCGTGCTGACCCTGGCCTGGCCGGACACGGCCGTGCCGGCCCCGAGCGGCGGCGAGGACGATCCCTGGCCGCTGCTCGACGCGTTGCACCAGTTCTGGCGCACGGGCCGGGGCTGGTTTTCGGCGGCCAAGGGCCGGCCGACCAAGCTTTGCGCCGAGCGGGCCCTGACCGAGCTGTCCCGGGGACTGGCCGGCTATCTGGCCGGGCGCAACGATTCGGATCTGGCCGTCCTGCTCGGCCCGTGCCGCGACCCGGACATCCCCCGCCGCTTCGACCTGCTGTTGTCCGAGTGCCAGGAAGCACTCATCGTGACCGTCAACCCGGCCCTGGTCCTCGACCGCCTGGCCACCCGCGCCTATCTGTGGTTCCGGGGGTAA
- a CDS encoding 4Fe-4S dicluster domain-containing protein encodes MFNMTKNVVTNLFSKSSTRLYPFAVRGHFEGFRGTLVNNIDECIFCRTCQIKCPSQCISVDNKAGTWTCEAMSCVYCGVCVDVCPTSCLSMTKEHRPVATEQQTIFLQGVPKKKKKAEEAPAE; translated from the coding sequence ATGTTCAACATGACCAAAAACGTCGTCACGAACCTTTTTAGCAAAAGCTCCACGCGGCTCTATCCCTTTGCCGTCCGGGGCCACTTCGAAGGGTTTCGCGGCACGCTCGTCAACAACATCGACGAGTGCATCTTCTGCCGGACCTGCCAGATCAAGTGCCCGTCCCAGTGCATCAGCGTGGACAATAAGGCCGGCACCTGGACCTGCGAAGCCATGTCCTGCGTGTACTGCGGCGTGTGCGTGGACGTGTGCCCCACCAGCTGCTTGTCCATGACCAAGGAGCATCGTCCCGTTGCCACCGAGCAGCAGACGATCTTCCTCCAGGGCGTGCCCAAGAAAAAGAAAAAGGCCGAGGAAGCCCCGGCCGAATAG
- a CDS encoding nickel-dependent hydrogenase large subunit → MARTILPFGPQHPVLPEPLHLKLTIENETVIEALPTLGYVHRGLERLCEIRDFNQMIQIVERVCGICSCLHALCYCEGVEQIMGVEVPRRAKYLRTIWGELHRMHSHLLWLGLFADAFGFESLFMQFWRVRERIMDIMEATCGNRVVVSVNVIGGVRRDLSPEQCLWIEQQLALSEKEIKQLQTTILNDYTVKKRTVGIGVLSKEKAYQLGAVGPMLRGSGWAQDARQTGYAAFDELGFEPVVEYGGDSYARCAVRFRETLQSIDIVRLAIARMPAGETSVNVEGAMEDDTPRPVVAGERRDIMQAYNRDKHHKITAAPPPNLDLPTGLVAAKVKGKPDGEAVTRVEQPRGELMYYIKGNGSKNMERVRIRTPTFANIPPLLAILPGCELADVPVIVLSIDPCISCTER, encoded by the coding sequence ATGGCCCGTACCATACTGCCTTTCGGTCCGCAGCATCCGGTTTTGCCGGAACCCCTGCACCTGAAACTTACGATCGAGAACGAGACCGTCATCGAGGCCCTGCCGACCCTCGGCTACGTCCACCGGGGCCTGGAACGGCTGTGCGAAATCCGCGACTTCAACCAGATGATCCAGATCGTCGAGCGCGTCTGCGGCATCTGTTCGTGCCTGCACGCCCTTTGCTACTGCGAGGGCGTCGAGCAGATCATGGGCGTCGAAGTGCCCCGCCGGGCCAAGTACCTGCGCACCATCTGGGGCGAGCTGCACCGCATGCACTCCCACCTGCTGTGGCTCGGGCTTTTCGCCGATGCCTTCGGCTTCGAAAGCCTCTTCATGCAGTTCTGGCGGGTGCGCGAGCGCATCATGGACATCATGGAAGCCACCTGCGGCAACCGCGTGGTGGTTTCGGTCAACGTCATCGGCGGCGTGCGCCGCGACCTCTCCCCCGAACAGTGCCTGTGGATCGAGCAGCAGCTGGCCCTGTCCGAAAAGGAGATCAAGCAGCTCCAGACCACCATCCTCAATGACTACACCGTGAAAAAACGCACCGTCGGCATCGGCGTCCTTTCCAAGGAAAAGGCCTACCAGCTCGGCGCGGTCGGCCCCATGCTGCGCGGCTCGGGCTGGGCCCAGGACGCCCGCCAGACCGGCTACGCCGCCTTTGACGAACTCGGCTTCGAGCCGGTGGTCGAATACGGCGGCGACTCCTACGCCCGCTGTGCCGTCCGCTTCCGCGAGACGCTCCAGTCCATCGACATCGTCCGCCTGGCTATCGCCCGCATGCCGGCCGGCGAAACCTCGGTCAACGTCGAGGGCGCCATGGAAGACGACACGCCGCGTCCCGTCGTTGCCGGCGAACGCCGGGACATCATGCAGGCCTACAACCGCGACAAGCACCACAAGATCACTGCCGCGCCCCCGCCAAACCTCGACCTGCCGACCGGCCTCGTGGCCGCCAAGGTCAAGGGCAAGCCGGATGGCGAGGCCGTGACCCGGGTCGAACAGCCGCGCGGCGAACTTATGTACTACATCAAGGGCAACGGCTCGAAGAATATGGAGCGCGTGCGCATCCGCACCCCCACATTCGCCAATATCCCGCCGCTTCTGGCCATCTTGCCGGGGTGCGAGCTGGCTGACGTGCCGGTCATCGTGCTGTCCATCGACCCCTGCATCAGCTGCACCGAACGGTAA
- a CDS encoding NADH-quinone oxidoreductase subunit C, whose protein sequence is MLETIPLSLDAVQDVAKECFDDGWRLVTMSAVQLADNNFDLLYHYDKDLVMRHYRLTIPKDTVVPSISPVYFAALLVENEIRDQFGICFSDIVLDFGGALYLEEEVRAMPFCKVSVAQKQS, encoded by the coding sequence GTGCTGGAAACCATCCCCCTTTCCCTCGACGCCGTTCAGGACGTCGCCAAGGAATGCTTCGACGACGGCTGGCGGCTGGTCACCATGTCCGCCGTGCAGCTCGCCGACAACAACTTCGATCTGCTCTACCATTACGACAAGGACCTGGTCATGCGGCATTACCGCCTGACCATCCCCAAGGATACGGTGGTCCCGAGCATCTCTCCGGTCTACTTCGCCGCCCTGCTCGTGGAAAACGAGATCCGCGACCAGTTCGGCATCTGCTTCTCCGACATCGTGCTCGATTTCGGCGGAGCCCTCTATCTTGAAGAAGAAGTCCGCGCCATGCCGTTCTGCAAGGTCAGCGTGGCTCAAAAACAGTCCTAA
- a CDS encoding NADH-quinone oxidoreductase subunit B family protein, producing the protein MLGNMINQGRIKSPWVVHFDCGSCNGCDIEVLACLTPLYDIERFGIINVGNPKHADVLLVTGTVNHRNKHVLKNIYDQMPGPKAVIAIGACGCTGGVFREAYNVVGGVDKVIPVDVYVPGCPARPEAIIDGVVAALEKVKGLLGMTA; encoded by the coding sequence ATGTTAGGCAACATGATCAATCAAGGACGCATCAAGTCCCCGTGGGTGGTCCACTTCGACTGCGGCAGCTGCAACGGCTGCGACATCGAGGTGCTGGCCTGCCTGACGCCCCTGTACGATATCGAACGCTTCGGCATCATCAACGTCGGCAACCCCAAGCACGCCGACGTGCTCCTCGTCACCGGCACCGTCAACCACCGCAACAAGCATGTGCTCAAAAACATCTACGACCAGATGCCCGGACCCAAGGCCGTCATCGCCATCGGCGCCTGCGGCTGCACCGGCGGCGTCTTCCGCGAGGCCTACAACGTGGTCGGCGGCGTGGACAAGGTCATCCCGGTCGATGTCTACGTGCCCGGCTGCCCGGCCCGGCCCGAAGCCATCATCGACGGCGTGGTGGCGGCCCTGGAAAAGGTCAAGGGCCTGCTCGGCATGACCGCCTAG
- a CDS encoding respiratory chain complex I subunit 1 family protein — MIKILLAIVALILAPVLGALITGVDRRITAWLQSRVGPPILQPLYDVLKLLGKEPMVTNTWQAICAYVYVVAAALSVVLLFIGSDLLLIFFVLTVGAVFLVMGALASPSPYSQIGGQRELLQMLAYEPLLILVFAAIAMVTGSFKVSAVFELSRPLLYDIPLMFIVLGYALTIKLRKSPFDISACHHAHQELVRGVYTEYSGPFLAMIEIAHWYEVILVLGLCALFWSTSVVGMVVLVALTYLAEIIIDNVTARLTWHFMLKSAVGMGVALTVVNMIWLYAQ; from the coding sequence ATTATCAAAATCCTGCTCGCCATCGTGGCCCTGATCCTGGCTCCGGTCCTCGGAGCCCTCATCACCGGCGTGGATCGCCGGATCACCGCCTGGCTGCAGTCCCGGGTCGGACCGCCGATCCTGCAGCCCCTCTATGACGTCTTAAAGCTCCTCGGCAAGGAGCCCATGGTCACCAACACCTGGCAGGCCATCTGCGCCTACGTCTACGTGGTGGCCGCCGCCCTGTCCGTGGTCCTGCTCTTCATCGGCTCGGACCTGCTGCTGATCTTCTTTGTCCTCACCGTCGGCGCGGTCTTCCTGGTCATGGGCGCCCTGGCCTCGCCGTCGCCCTACAGCCAGATCGGCGGGCAGCGCGAACTCCTGCAGATGCTGGCCTACGAGCCGCTTCTGATCCTCGTCTTCGCGGCCATCGCCATGGTCACCGGCAGCTTCAAGGTGAGCGCGGTCTTCGAGCTGTCCCGGCCGCTCCTCTACGACATCCCGCTCATGTTCATCGTGCTCGGCTACGCGCTGACCATCAAGCTGCGCAAGTCGCCGTTTGACATCTCGGCCTGCCACCACGCCCACCAGGAGCTGGTGCGCGGCGTCTACACCGAATACTCCGGCCCCTTCCTGGCCATGATCGAGATCGCCCACTGGTACGAGGTGATCCTGGTCCTTGGCCTGTGCGCCCTGTTCTGGTCCACGAGCGTCGTTGGCATGGTCGTCCTGGTGGCGCTGACCTACCTGGCCGAGATCATCATCGACAACGTCACGGCACGCCTGACCTGGCACTTCATGCTCAAGTCCGCCGTGGGCATGGGCGTGGCCCTGACCGTCGTCAACATGATCTGGCTCTATGCCCAATAA
- a CDS encoding NADH-quinone oxidoreductase subunit L translates to MLDTLVFATVLLPFLVAAVLLVLREQNVRKVILVATAGVLALASLAMLRGGAFILSPAPLYDTLVTLGDFVILFVVLAVGFKRKNQIIIWLTAAQILGLVWLDFFMVHDHGATPAFFADDLSLIMVLIISIVGSLIAVYGIGYMKEHEEHLHLPKSRQPRFFFFIVLFLGAMNGLVLANNLLWMYFFWECTTLCSFMLIGHDDTEIARKNAERALWMNVLGGTAFLFGLIILQKTAGTLSLQDILAKGPEMAVAGGAILIPMFLLVFAGMTKAAQAPFQSWLTGAMVAPTPVSALLHSSTMVKAGVYIIVRLAPIYAGTYLSNFIALFGAFVFLATAALAAGQSNGKKILAYSTISNLALIIACAGINTPAAITAAILLILFHAISKALLFLCVGAIEQKIGSRDIEDMRGLWAVMPRTALITVIGVVTMMLPPFGMLMAKWMAIESANGQFLVMVMLALGSGLTVLFWCRWAGILLATPFGKIKPETQASTVRFPLVVLAGLAVVVSFLSPFVYNGLVAPVVAMYYKTTAYTVSLGNFESSTGVFIIYPLFLLLGLGLYFAIKQSRKVTAAQIADPYMCGEQQTVGGKPGFLGPLGMHVAAASGNYYLEQFFGEAMLSKWINAIALAVLVIMLFGGAL, encoded by the coding sequence ATGCTCGACACGTTGGTCTTTGCGACGGTGCTGCTGCCATTCCTGGTTGCAGCCGTGTTGCTCGTTTTGCGTGAGCAAAACGTGCGCAAGGTCATCCTGGTGGCCACGGCGGGGGTGCTTGCCCTCGCATCACTGGCCATGCTCCGCGGCGGAGCGTTCATCCTGTCGCCGGCCCCACTGTATGATACGCTCGTCACCCTTGGCGACTTCGTCATACTGTTTGTGGTCCTGGCGGTAGGTTTCAAACGAAAAAACCAGATCATCATCTGGCTGACCGCCGCCCAAATCCTCGGTCTGGTCTGGCTCGACTTCTTCATGGTTCACGACCATGGGGCCACGCCCGCCTTCTTCGCCGACGACCTGAGCCTCATCATGGTGCTCATCATCTCCATCGTGGGTTCGCTGATCGCCGTCTACGGCATCGGCTACATGAAGGAGCACGAGGAGCATCTGCACCTGCCCAAATCCAGGCAGCCCCGGTTCTTCTTCTTCATCGTGCTCTTCCTCGGGGCCATGAACGGCCTGGTTCTGGCCAACAACCTCCTGTGGATGTACTTTTTCTGGGAGTGCACCACCCTGTGCTCGTTCATGCTGATCGGCCATGACGACACCGAGATCGCCCGCAAGAACGCCGAGCGCGCCCTGTGGATGAACGTCCTTGGCGGCACGGCCTTCCTCTTTGGCCTGATCATCCTGCAGAAAACGGCCGGCACCCTGTCCCTCCAGGACATCCTGGCCAAGGGGCCGGAGATGGCCGTGGCCGGCGGGGCCATCCTCATCCCCATGTTCCTCTTGGTCTTCGCCGGCATGACCAAGGCCGCCCAGGCCCCGTTCCAGAGCTGGCTGACCGGGGCCATGGTCGCGCCCACCCCGGTTTCGGCCCTGCTCCACTCCTCGACCATGGTCAAGGCCGGCGTCTACATCATCGTGCGCCTGGCCCCGATCTACGCCGGAACGTACCTGTCCAACTTCATCGCGCTCTTTGGGGCCTTCGTCTTCCTGGCCACGGCCGCCCTGGCCGCCGGCCAGTCCAACGGCAAGAAGATCCTGGCCTATTCCACCATCTCCAACCTGGCCCTCATTATCGCCTGCGCCGGCATCAACACCCCGGCCGCCATCACCGCGGCCATCCTGCTGATCCTGTTCCACGCCATCTCCAAGGCATTGCTCTTCCTGTGCGTGGGCGCCATCGAGCAGAAGATCGGCTCGCGCGACATCGAGGACATGCGCGGCTTGTGGGCCGTCATGCCCCGCACGGCGCTCATTACCGTCATCGGCGTCGTGACCATGATGCTGCCGCCTTTCGGCATGCTCATGGCCAAGTGGATGGCCATCGAATCCGCCAACGGCCAGTTCCTGGTCATGGTCATGCTGGCCCTCGGTTCGGGCCTGACCGTGCTCTTCTGGTGCCGCTGGGCCGGCATCCTCCTGGCCACGCCCTTTGGCAAGATCAAGCCCGAGACCCAGGCCTCGACGGTGCGCTTCCCGCTGGTGGTCCTGGCCGGCCTGGCCGTGGTGGTCAGCTTCCTGTCGCCCTTTGTCTACAACGGCCTGGTGGCCCCGGTCGTGGCCATGTACTACAAGACCACGGCCTACACCGTGAGCCTTGGCAACTTCGAGTCGTCCACCGGCGTCTTCATCATCTACCCGCTCTTTCTCCTGCTCGGCCTTGGCCTCTACTTCGCCATCAAGCAGTCGCGGAAGGTGACGGCCGCCCAGATCGCGGACCCGTACATGTGCGGCGAACAGCAGACCGTGGGCGGCAAGCCCGGCTTCCTCGGACCGCTCGGCATGCACGTGGCCGCGGCGTCCGGCAACTACTACCTTGAGCAGTTCTTCGGCGAAGCCATGTTGTCGAAGTGGATCAACGCCATCGCGCTTGCCGTTCTCGTGATCATGCTCTTCGGAGGCGCCCTGTGA